The uncultured Bacteroides sp. DNA segment AATTCGGGTGTTTTCATTTTCATCTCAAGCATCAGTGACTCGCCCGAATAGCAATTTACGAATATTATGAAGAAACAGAAAACGTTTTAGTACGTTTTAAACAAGTATAGTAAATAAGATGCTGAGTCCAGAGGTTATAAAAGCGATAGAGATATTGAAGGACATTAATTATTCCCTTGATAATGCTGAAAACAACGCTTTGCATCCACTCTCGGATGTGCTTAGTCGGTGCTTGTTGGAAAAACTTTGTACGTCAGGACTCGTCCGATTGAAAGCTGATAAACGTACAGAGTTGGCGCTAAGCTCTAATGAATTGTGTCATTCTCTTGATCAGATCTCTCTTTGCGATATCCTTATTGCAACAGGGGAGGGGCTCGAACTTTGCGTTGAGAATGAAGAAGACATTTATGCTCGTTACGGACTTGTTGGACGTCGTTTAGGAGTCTTGAATCAGTTAGCCTGCCATTATCTTTCAGAGATCCATTTGACTGATATTTGTCTATAAAAATAGAATATAAAATTAGATTTTCCCTTCCTACCTTGTGTATTTAATACTTTCTTTCTATCTTGCCACGCTCTTTTCCATAAATACATTATATCAGTTTTTGGTATAAATAGAGACGAAGCCAATGAAGATTCCTCATAAATACTTGCTTTATCAGAATAAATGGTTGCAACCTTATATCCGCATATTGCTGGGGATCATGGCTGTTATCACTTATTCGGCTTCTCTGCTGTTCATTGGCGCATTGGTATATGAGCATGGTTTTATTATCTCTAATGCAGAACTTGATAAACTCAACTCCTTATATCGAAGTGTATGGATTATCTTTCTGATAGATGTAACACTCCACCTTTTTCTTAAATATCAAGATACAAAGAAGAAATATAATAAACTGACGTGGGCATTGAGCTTTTTGCTCTATCTGACTCTTATTCCGGTCATTTTTAACAGACCTGATCAAAGTGGTGATGTTTTGCATTTCTGGGAATTTCTTCATAGTAAGCTCTATCATGTCGTTTTACTATCCATCTATTCCTTCCTTCATTTATCCAACGGACTGGTACGCTTATTGGGTAGACGTACTAACCCTTCGCTGATTTTAGCTGTTAGTTTTTTAGTGATCATCATTGTCGGCACGGGCTTACTGATGCTTCCCCGATGCACCGTTAATGGTATTTCGTGGGTTGACTCCTTGTTTATATCCACCAGCGCAGTGTGCGTCACTGGACTCACCCCGGTAAATGTGGCTTCTACATTTACAACCGCAGGTTTTGTGGTTATTATACTTTTAATTCAAATTGGTGGATTGGGAGTGATGACTTTGACCAGTTTCTTTGCGATGTTCTTTATGGGTAACACTTCGCTATATAATCAGCTGGTGGTTCGGGATATGGTAAGTTCTAATTCACTTGGCTCTTTGCTTTCTACCTTACTCTATATTTTAAGCTTTACATTGATTATAGAAAGTGTTGGCATGCTCTCTATTTGGCTAAGCATACAGGGTACTATGGGAATGAGTCTGGAAGATGAACTTGCTTTCTCTGCTTTTCACGCTATTTCCGCTTTCTGCAATGCAGGCTTCTCTACTCTTCCCGGCAATCTCGGCAATGCATTGATAATGAACAACCATAATACATTCTATATTCTTATTTCATTGCTAGTCATCTTCGGTGGTATCGGTTATCCCATTCTGGTCAATTTTAAAACAATTATACTCTATCATGTGCGCCGGATTTGGGTGTCTGTACGTACTCGTAAGTATGAGAAGCGACGAATACAACATTTGTATAACCTGAATACCCGAATTGTATTGATCATGACCTTTCTTTTACTCACTATCGGTACACTTGGCATACTTCTGTTTGAATGGAATAGAGCTTTTGCGGGAATGTCCATTGCCGATAAATGGACACAAGCATTCTTTAATGCCGCTTGTCCGCGTACCGCAGGTTTCTCTAGCGTTGATCTTGCTTCATTAGCTACCCAGAGCATCTTTATTTACCTCTTGTTGATGTGGATTGGTGGTGGAGCACAATCTACTGCAGGTGGTATTAAAGTCAATGCCTTTGCCGTTATTGTTCTTAATCTGATGGCTGTTATCAGAGGAGGTGAGCGGGTAGAAGTTTTTGGGCGTGAGCTATCACAAGATTCCATTCGTCGTTCCAACGCCACTATGGTCATGTCTCTATCTACTCTTTTTCTAGCCATCTTCGTTCTAACAATTCTGGAACCCACTTTACCATTGTTGGGATTGGTTTTCGAGGCTGTTTCGGCATTAAGCACTGTTGGCTCTAGCTTAAACATCACCACACTTTTGGGAAATAGCAGTAAATTGGTCATTGTTTTGCTGATGTTTGTAGGGCGTGTGGGATTGATAACGATGATGCTGGGCATCGTGAAGCAAAAAAAGAATATTAAATATAAATATCCGAGTGACAATATCATCATAAACTAGTGATTACTACTAATACGAAATAAGATGAAATACATTATTATTGGATTGGGGAATTATGGCCGTATACTGGCCGAAGAACTTTCTGCCTTGGGGCACGAGGTGATAGGAGCTGACATCAGCGAGAATCGAGTAGACATTATAAAAGATAAAATAGCAACCGCTTTTGTGATAGATGCAACGGACGAAATCTCTCTTTCTGTCCTTCCGCTGAATAGTGTCGATGTCGTTATTGTTGCTATTGGCGAGAATTTTGGTGCTTCTGTACGGGTGGTAGCTTTGTTGAAACAGAAGCAGGTGAAGTACATTTATGCCCGCGCCATTGATGCTGTTCATAAGGCTGTGCTCGAAGCCTTTGGCTTAGAAAAGATATTAACACCCGAAGAGGAGTCGGCGCGTAGTTTGGTTCAGTTACTCGATTTTGGAACTAAAATAGAGTCTTTTCGTGTGGATGAAGATTATTACGTGATGATGTTTCGTGTGCCGAAGAAATTTGTTGGCTATTTGGCTAACGAATTGAATCTGGATGAGGAATTTTGCCTGAAAGTACTTGCGTTGAAACGTGCTGAAAAGGTTAATAACTTTTTGGGCATTTCGATGCTGGAATCTAGTGTAGTGAACAAGCTACTACAGGATGATAAGATTCAACCGGATGATGAATTGGTATGTTATGGTCGATATCATGATTTTCAGGCGTTTTGGAAAGCATTGTAATGAAATGCTTTCGTGAAATTTCTTTATTCTTATTTTCTTTTAGCAAAAACATATTTATTTTTGCGTTGACTTTAAACTAAAAAAGCTCGACAAATGGCTATTGCGAAGGATGAATTACTCCTTTTTAATAAGTTCTTTGCTGATTATCAACAAAGGTTTATACGATTTGCTTTCACTTATACACGTGATGAGGTTATAGCAGAGGACATTGTATCTGAGTCTATGATGTATTATTGGGAAAACAAAGAACGCTTACCTCAAGAGACTAATTTGCCTGCTTACGTTCTAACCACCATTAAACATAAATGTTTAAATTATCTTAGGCATATTCAATTGAAAGAAGATGTATTAAAAGAACTGGCTTCTCATTCCCAATGGGAACTATCTACTCGTATTGCTACTCTAGAAGCTTGTGAACCAAATGAACTATTTGATAATGAAGTAAGATCAATTGTTGGCAAGGTATTATCCAGATTACCGGAAACAACTTCTCGAATCTTCGTTATGAGTAGAAATGAAAATAAATCATATAAAGAGATTGCCGCAATAATGAATATGTCTACTAAAGGAGTAGAATTTCATATGGCTAAAGTCATGCGTATATTGCGTATTGCCTTGAAAGATTACCTTTTATTGTGTCTTTATTTATTTTACTTGCTTATAAATCATTGAATTTTATATATTCTACTAGGGGTATTCATTTTTGAAGTGCTATTATTATTGTATGGGTATGAAAGAGATTGATAAAGAATTACTATGCCGTTTCTTCAATGGCGAAACGGATCTTGTGGAGGAAACTAAGGTAAAGGATTGGTTGGAAGGATCAGCTGAGAATCGGAAAGAATATTTAAGAGAGCGCAGGTTATTCGATCTCACAATTCTTTCAGATGAAAAATCGTACAATGCGACGAAGCTATTGAATACTCGAAAAAGGAGTTATTACGTTGAGGCCCTAAAAATTGCAGCTACCATTGTGATAACATTTATCATTAGTTCTTTGTATTTTGCTACACCTCATCAGGAGGATGACGTTGCAATGCAAACAGTTACTGTGCCTTATGGACAACGTGTCAACCTGGTTTTATCTGATGGAACAAATGTTTGGTTGAATTCAGGCACGAAGATGTCTTATCCACAAACATTTGCAAAAAAAAGTAGAGATATATACCTCGATGGAGAAGCATATTTTGATGTTTCTCATAACAAAGAGAAGCCATTTTTAGTACATACGAATCT contains these protein-coding regions:
- a CDS encoding TrkA family potassium uptake protein — encoded protein: MKYIIIGLGNYGRILAEELSALGHEVIGADISENRVDIIKDKIATAFVIDATDEISLSVLPLNSVDVVIVAIGENFGASVRVVALLKQKQVKYIYARAIDAVHKAVLEAFGLEKILTPEEESARSLVQLLDFGTKIESFRVDEDYYVMMFRVPKKFVGYLANELNLDEEFCLKVLALKRAEKVNNFLGISMLESSVVNKLLQDDKIQPDDELVCYGRYHDFQAFWKAL
- a CDS encoding FecR family protein; this translates as MKEIDKELLCRFFNGETDLVEETKVKDWLEGSAENRKEYLRERRLFDLTILSDEKSYNATKLLNTRKRSYYVEALKIAATIVITFIISSLYFATPHQEDDVAMQTVTVPYGQRVNLVLSDGTNVWLNSGTKMSYPQTFAKKSRDIYLDGEAYFDVSHNKEKPFLVHTNLFDIEVLGTKFNVDSYSKDDAFESSLMEGVVKVTRKEDKSSLILSPSYKVVLRDEKMVVEKIEDYNAYRWREGLICFKNKYFLDLLVEFEKYYDMRIIVESPKPANPALTGKFRVSDGVEYALKVLQKDVKFRYKRDADSNIIYIR
- a CDS encoding RNA polymerase sigma-70 factor, with the protein product MAIAKDELLLFNKFFADYQQRFIRFAFTYTRDEVIAEDIVSESMMYYWENKERLPQETNLPAYVLTTIKHKCLNYLRHIQLKEDVLKELASHSQWELSTRIATLEACEPNELFDNEVRSIVGKVLSRLPETTSRIFVMSRNENKSYKEIAAIMNMSTKGVEFHMAKVMRILRIALKDYLLLCLYLFYLLINH
- a CDS encoding potassium transporter TrkG, whose protein sequence is MKIPHKYLLYQNKWLQPYIRILLGIMAVITYSASLLFIGALVYEHGFIISNAELDKLNSLYRSVWIIFLIDVTLHLFLKYQDTKKKYNKLTWALSFLLYLTLIPVIFNRPDQSGDVLHFWEFLHSKLYHVVLLSIYSFLHLSNGLVRLLGRRTNPSLILAVSFLVIIIVGTGLLMLPRCTVNGISWVDSLFISTSAVCVTGLTPVNVASTFTTAGFVVIILLIQIGGLGVMTLTSFFAMFFMGNTSLYNQLVVRDMVSSNSLGSLLSTLLYILSFTLIIESVGMLSIWLSIQGTMGMSLEDELAFSAFHAISAFCNAGFSTLPGNLGNALIMNNHNTFYILISLLVIFGGIGYPILVNFKTIILYHVRRIWVSVRTRKYEKRRIQHLYNLNTRIVLIMTFLLLTIGTLGILLFEWNRAFAGMSIADKWTQAFFNAACPRTAGFSSVDLASLATQSIFIYLLLMWIGGGAQSTAGGIKVNAFAVIVLNLMAVIRGGERVEVFGRELSQDSIRRSNATMVMSLSTLFLAIFVLTILEPTLPLLGLVFEAVSALSTVGSSLNITTLLGNSSKLVIVLLMFVGRVGLITMMLGIVKQKKNIKYKYPSDNIIIN